In a genomic window of Sulfuriferula nivalis:
- a CDS encoding UvrD-helicase domain-containing protein, whose translation MPQLLDGLNPEQLAAVTLPHQSALILAGAGSGKTRVLTTRIAWLLQTAQTSPLGILAVTFTNKAAKEMQTRLGAMLPINTRGMWIGTFHGLANRLLRTHHHEAGLPQVFQILDSADQLSAIKRLLKSMNVDTDKFEPKKVQNFINNNKDAGLRAQHVESYDPYMRRLVEFYAAYDEQCNREGVVDFAELLLRSEELLARSDAIRRHYQQRFRYILVDEFQDTNRLQYRWLKHFAGMDSALMAVGDDDQSIYAFRGAHTGNMNEFQRDYAHDNIIKLEQNYRSHGNILDAANALISKNPTRLGKNLWTSADAGEPIRVYLAYNDQEEARFIAEEAQALHREGIALNDIAVLYRSNAQSRVLEHALFSAGVPYKVYGGLRFFERQEVKHALAYLRLLAFPDDDGAFTRVVNFPTRGIGARTLEQLIDAAQQSSSSLWKTAYAKYADAPAGKGLAGFVHLIRAMQEATLGVTLPEAIEHILQASGLMAHYVAEKDGQDRVDNLNELINAATVFINDADAIANAEDNGGLMASFLAHAALEAGTHQAGEGHDALQLMTVHAAKGLEFHAVFLTGLEEGLFPSEQSMSERDGLEEERRLMYVAITRARRRLYISHAQSRMLHGQTRYGIASRFLDEIPVELLKPINKGYAPAVEQYATPAPRTAKQHSSSPWRMGMNVRHAKFGVGVVINVEGQGTDTRVQINFGGAHGVKWLSLEYAKLEAA comes from the coding sequence ATGCCTCAATTACTCGATGGATTAAATCCAGAACAACTCGCCGCAGTCACCCTGCCACACCAATCCGCACTCATCCTCGCAGGTGCTGGCAGCGGTAAAACTCGTGTACTGACTACGCGTATTGCCTGGTTGCTGCAAACTGCACAAACCTCTCCTCTGGGTATTTTAGCGGTGACGTTTACCAATAAAGCCGCAAAAGAAATGCAGACTCGTCTCGGTGCGATGTTACCGATTAACACCCGCGGCATGTGGATAGGCACGTTTCATGGCCTGGCAAATCGTTTGTTGCGCACGCATCACCATGAAGCTGGTTTGCCGCAGGTGTTTCAGATTCTCGACAGCGCCGATCAGCTTTCTGCGATTAAACGCCTGCTCAAATCCATGAATGTGGATACGGATAAATTCGAGCCAAAAAAAGTTCAGAACTTCATCAACAACAACAAAGACGCGGGACTGCGCGCGCAGCATGTCGAATCTTACGACCCCTACATGCGCCGTCTGGTTGAATTCTATGCCGCATACGACGAGCAATGCAACCGCGAGGGCGTTGTGGACTTTGCTGAACTGCTGTTGCGCAGCGAAGAACTGCTGGCACGCAGCGATGCCATCCGCCGCCATTATCAGCAACGTTTCCGCTACATTTTGGTGGACGAATTTCAGGACACCAACCGCCTGCAATATCGCTGGCTCAAGCATTTCGCCGGCATGGATTCCGCATTGATGGCGGTGGGTGACGACGACCAGTCCATCTACGCTTTTCGTGGCGCACACACCGGCAACATGAATGAGTTTCAGCGTGATTATGCGCATGACAATATCATCAAGCTCGAACAAAACTATCGCAGCCACGGCAATATCCTTGACGCCGCCAATGCGCTCATTAGCAAGAACCCAACTCGGCTGGGTAAAAACTTGTGGACGTCCGCCGACGCAGGTGAACCCATCCGCGTTTACCTGGCTTACAACGATCAGGAAGAAGCACGCTTTATCGCCGAAGAAGCACAAGCCCTGCACCGCGAGGGCATAGCCCTCAACGACATAGCCGTGCTGTACCGATCCAACGCGCAGTCACGCGTGCTGGAACACGCTCTGTTCAGCGCAGGCGTGCCTTATAAAGTCTATGGCGGCCTGCGCTTTTTTGAGCGGCAGGAAGTCAAACACGCGCTGGCGTATTTACGCCTGCTGGCTTTCCCTGACGACGACGGCGCATTTACCCGCGTGGTCAATTTCCCCACTCGAGGCATAGGCGCGCGCACGCTGGAACAGCTCATCGACGCAGCGCAGCAAAGTTCATCCAGCCTGTGGAAAACCGCTTATGCCAAATATGCTGATGCGCCCGCGGGCAAAGGATTGGCTGGCTTCGTCCACCTTATCCGCGCCATGCAGGAAGCTACGTTAGGCGTGACCTTGCCCGAAGCCATCGAGCACATTTTGCAAGCCAGCGGACTGATGGCGCACTACGTCGCGGAAAAAGACGGGCAAGATCGCGTTGATAACCTGAACGAACTCATCAACGCCGCCACTGTGTTCATCAACGATGCCGACGCCATCGCCAACGCCGAAGACAATGGCGGCTTGATGGCGAGCTTCCTCGCTCATGCTGCACTGGAAGCAGGTACGCATCAGGCAGGTGAAGGCCATGACGCATTGCAATTAATGACTGTCCACGCAGCCAAAGGTCTGGAATTTCACGCAGTGTTTTTGACCGGGCTGGAAGAAGGCTTATTCCCCAGCGAACAATCCATGAGCGAAAGAGACGGGCTGGAAGAAGAGCGCCGCCTGATGTATGTCGCCATCACCCGCGCACGGCGCAGACTGTACATCAGCCACGCGCAAAGCCGCATGTTGCATGGCCAGACCCGCTACGGCATCGCCTCGCGTTTCCTCGATGAGATCCCCGTCGAGCTATTAAAACCCATCAACAAGGGCTACGCGCCAGCCGTTGAACAATACGCCACCCCCGCTCCACGCACAGCAAAGCAACACAGCAGCTCACCATGGCGCATGGGGATGAACGTACGCCATGCCAAATTTGGCGTCGGCGTAGTCATCAACGTCGAAGGACAAGGCACCGACACCCGCGTGCAAATCAACTTCGGCGGTGCGCATGGGGTAAAATGGTTGTCACTGGAATACGCGAAACTGGAAGCTGCCTGA
- a CDS encoding rhodanese-like domain-containing protein: MAKQLGCFVKEARRYITEWDAESADEKLAAGGVLVIDVREPDEFNSGHIAGAINIPRGTLEASADATTKHRHPDLCHAQDKPILLYCHSGARSAMAAYVLMQMGFNQAYSLAGGLECWEAEGLALE; encoded by the coding sequence ATGGCTAAACAACTAGGATGCTTTGTTAAAGAGGCGCGCAGATACATTACCGAATGGGATGCGGAAAGCGCAGATGAAAAGCTGGCCGCAGGCGGTGTGCTGGTAATTGATGTGCGTGAGCCGGATGAATTTAACAGCGGACATATTGCAGGCGCGATCAATATTCCACGGGGCACGCTGGAAGCTTCGGCTGATGCGACGACCAAACACAGGCATCCTGACCTGTGCCATGCACAGGATAAACCGATATTGCTTTACTGCCACTCTGGTGCACGCTCCGCCATGGCTGCATATGTGCTCATGCAAATGGGTTTTAACCAGGCATATTCGCTTGCGGGTGGTCTTGAATGCTGGGAGGCCGAGGGGCTGGCGTTGGAATAG
- a CDS encoding transporter has product MRYTVIILSVFFATPAFATDARNYILMPEGSDVTEGRLTYSEITSPSTHTDNQTELLRHTHYFNIGSDLAAIGLIVPYTSLKQQSTRTNGYGDPVLMFAWGMYNMPALTPQQYALHDKNGWTSACAVFVTLPVGAYNSNNMLNTGGNRYTEKSECQAGWAHNGLLLEMVGGFTHYGDNNDYYHGNVLAQDNLYHFETHSSYKFTPRIWASLDTFYLHGGDVSLNNHDLNLQQNALSTGTIIRYAFDKHQYLRLLYQDTIMATNTSNKVNSITLSYIYLW; this is encoded by the coding sequence ATGCGATATACAGTTATCATCCTGTCTGTGTTTTTTGCGACACCCGCTTTTGCCACTGATGCCCGAAATTACATACTCATGCCTGAGGGATCTGATGTAACTGAAGGCAGGCTAACTTATAGCGAGATTACCTCCCCAAGCACACACACTGACAACCAAACAGAATTACTCAGGCATACGCATTATTTCAACATCGGTAGCGATTTAGCTGCTATCGGTTTGATCGTGCCATATACAAGTCTAAAGCAGCAATCAACGCGAACAAATGGCTATGGCGACCCTGTACTTATGTTTGCATGGGGGATGTACAACATGCCCGCCCTGACACCACAACAATACGCACTTCATGATAAAAACGGATGGACTTCGGCATGTGCCGTTTTTGTAACACTACCTGTAGGTGCATATAATTCGAACAACATGCTGAATACAGGGGGTAACCGTTATACAGAAAAAAGCGAGTGCCAGGCGGGATGGGCACATAACGGACTACTACTAGAGATGGTGGGTGGATTTACCCATTATGGCGATAACAATGATTATTACCATGGCAATGTATTAGCACAAGATAATCTTTACCACTTTGAAACACACAGCAGTTACAAATTTACGCCACGAATATGGGCTAGCCTGGATACTTTTTATCTGCATGGCGGTGATGTCAGCCTGAACAATCACGACCTCAATCTGCAACAAAACGCATTATCAACCGGCACCATCATACGTTATGCTTTTGACAAGCATCAATATCTGCGATTACTGTATCAAGATACCATCATGGCTACCAACACTTCCAATAAGGTGAACAGCATCACCTTGTCTTACATCTATTTGTGGTAA
- a CDS encoding M14 family metallopeptidase produces the protein MYITSQFDAGAIDIIDAGQPDNIRLNIRADNACEFRQWFYFRIQDVRNTPLTIRLENAGNCTYPQGWEGYQAVASYDRQTWFRIQTDYDGQVLTLQHTPIHNNIFIAYFAPYPYERHRDLIAFANTHAHVSSLGTTIEDRPIDCVTWGTGPLPIWIIARQHPGETMTEWLIEGLINRLFNNNDVIARQIAQLATLHIIPNMNPDGAIHGNLRSNAAGINLNREWMYPSLNNSPEVYHVRNQMHTTGVSLFLDIHGDETIPHVFTDGCGMIPDYPAASLAQEQTFTQLLASTTPDFQTAYGYAPDRFSDEMLTLASKYVGHTFGCVSLTLEMPFKDHNNRPDTTYGWSPIRSQQLGKDLCVPILAHCLSLQNN, from the coding sequence ATGTACATAACCAGCCAATTTGATGCAGGCGCAATCGACATTATCGATGCTGGCCAGCCCGACAATATCCGCCTCAATATCCGCGCCGACAATGCCTGCGAATTTCGTCAATGGTTTTATTTCCGCATTCAGGATGTACGTAACACTCCACTCACAATCAGGCTGGAAAATGCTGGGAACTGCACCTATCCACAAGGTTGGGAAGGTTATCAGGCTGTTGCCAGCTATGACCGCCAAACATGGTTTCGCATTCAAACCGACTACGACGGGCAAGTGCTGACTCTGCAGCACACCCCCATCCACAATAATATTTTCATCGCCTATTTTGCGCCTTACCCCTACGAACGCCACCGCGACTTAATCGCATTTGCCAACACCCATGCTCACGTCAGCAGCCTGGGCACTACGATAGAAGACCGCCCCATAGATTGCGTTACGTGGGGTACAGGTCCATTACCTATCTGGATAATCGCACGTCAGCACCCTGGCGAAACAATGACCGAATGGCTGATAGAAGGCTTAATAAATCGGCTATTTAACAATAACGATGTTATCGCACGCCAAATCGCACAACTTGCTACGCTGCACATTATTCCTAATATGAACCCGGATGGCGCAATTCACGGCAACCTGCGCAGCAATGCCGCAGGTATCAACCTGAATCGGGAATGGATGTATCCCAGCTTGAATAACAGCCCCGAGGTCTATCACGTGCGTAACCAGATGCACACAACCGGAGTCAGTCTGTTTCTTGACATCCACGGCGACGAAACCATCCCACATGTCTTTACCGACGGCTGCGGCATGATCCCCGACTACCCTGCTGCCAGCCTCGCGCAGGAACAGACTTTTACCCAGCTATTAGCCTCTACCACACCTGATTTTCAGACCGCATATGGCTACGCACCCGACAGATTTTCAGACGAAATGCTGACTCTTGCCTCCAAGTATGTTGGCCACACCTTTGGCTGTGTCTCACTCACACTGGAGATGCCATTCAAAGACCACAACAACCGTCCCGACACCACGTATGGCTGGAGTCCCATACGTAGCCAGCAATTAGGCAAAGATTTATGTGTACCAATATTGGCGCATTGTTTGAGTCTGCAAAATAATTGA
- the pdxJ gene encoding pyridoxine 5'-phosphate synthase has translation MIQLGVNIDHIVTIRQARGTRYPSPVQAALVAESAGADAITLHLREDRRHIQDHDVDTLSRVLTTRMNLEMAVTDEMLAIACRVKPQDVCLVPERREELTTEGGLDVAGQVDKVKRACGILADAGIRVSLFIDADERQIAAAHACGAPVIEIHTGKFADATSRSEQAEELQRIKDAVAYAHQLGLQVNAGHGLHYHNVQAIAAIPNIAELNIGHAIVAQALFVGWEAAIRDMKQLMLTAALNPAV, from the coding sequence ATGATACAACTCGGTGTCAACATTGATCACATCGTAACTATACGTCAGGCACGTGGCACACGTTACCCTAGCCCCGTACAAGCCGCACTGGTTGCTGAATCTGCTGGTGCGGATGCGATTACTTTGCATCTGCGTGAAGACCGCCGCCACATTCAGGATCATGATGTCGACACCCTGAGTCGCGTCCTCACCACACGCATGAATCTGGAAATGGCTGTAACTGATGAAATGCTGGCCATTGCCTGCCGTGTTAAACCGCAAGATGTATGTTTAGTACCGGAACGTCGTGAAGAACTCACCACCGAAGGCGGGCTAGATGTCGCTGGACAAGTAGACAAAGTTAAACGTGCTTGCGGCATACTCGCCGATGCCGGCATACGCGTGTCGTTATTCATCGATGCAGACGAACGCCAGATTGCTGCTGCTCATGCCTGTGGCGCGCCCGTGATAGAAATTCACACTGGAAAATTTGCCGACGCCACCAGCCGTAGCGAACAGGCTGAAGAATTGCAACGCATCAAAGATGCTGTTGCCTATGCCCATCAGCTTGGTCTGCAAGTCAACGCTGGACACGGCCTGCATTATCACAACGTCCAAGCTATCGCCGCGATACCCAATATCGCCGAGCTCAACATTGGTCACGCCATTGTTGCCCAGGCGCTATTTGTAGGCTGGGAAGCTGCAATACGCGATATGAAGCAACTGATGCTGACCGCAGCGCTTAACCCCGCGGTATAA
- the recO gene encoding DNA repair protein RecO gives MNARLPSTHERGRVDNTLGLVLHSYPFRETSLIAEVFTQEHGRVAMVARGARRPRAQLRGLILSFTPLLISYAGKNELRTLHSAEWQGGLPIPQGMGLLCGFYINELLLKLLARDDPHPALFEHYLATLRALATPHLTQTGYAVILRQFEQKLLAELGYAQPFTHTADSHSAILADDYYTYICERGAVCQPNSESGITLRGKTLLDLAQGNYDDPVSLQQGKQLMRHIINHHLAGQTLHARELLKDLQQL, from the coding sequence ATGAACGCACGTCTGCCCAGCACACATGAACGCGGACGCGTGGATAACACGCTGGGTCTGGTGTTGCATAGCTACCCTTTCCGCGAAACCAGCCTGATTGCTGAAGTATTCACTCAGGAACACGGCCGTGTTGCCATGGTTGCGCGCGGTGCACGGCGCCCACGGGCGCAATTACGCGGACTGATACTGTCGTTTACCCCGTTATTAATTTCCTATGCGGGTAAAAACGAATTACGCACACTGCACAGCGCAGAATGGCAAGGTGGTCTACCTATACCGCAAGGCATGGGCTTATTGTGTGGTTTTTACATCAACGAACTGCTGCTCAAATTACTCGCCCGCGACGATCCGCACCCTGCTTTATTTGAGCATTATCTCGCCACCTTACGCGCGCTCGCCACGCCGCATTTAACCCAAACGGGCTACGCTGTTATTCTGCGTCAGTTTGAACAAAAACTGCTAGCCGAACTGGGTTATGCCCAGCCATTTACACACACTGCAGATAGCCACAGTGCAATTCTTGCCGATGATTATTACACCTACATCTGCGAACGCGGTGCAGTATGTCAGCCTAACAGCGAATCAGGCATTACCCTGCGCGGCAAAACCTTGTTAGACTTGGCACAAGGCAATTACGACGACCCAGTCAGTCTGCAACAAGGCAAACAGCTCATGCGCCACATCATTAACCACCACCTCGCAGGGCAAACCTTGCATGCGCGGGAACTACTCAAGGATTTACAACAACTATGA
- the era gene encoding GTPase Era, which translates to MNPSNPDFRTGYIAIIGRPNVGKSTLTNHIVGAKVSITSRKAQTTRHRIHGIYTDADAQYIFVDTPGFQTQYDSALNRGMNKTVVDALHSTDVVLFVIEGTRFDSRDQKVVDLLPKDIPVILVLNKQDLVKDKDSLLPFMAEMNEIFPFAAIVPISARNGEQVPRLLTTIRSYLPVAEAMFDEDDITDKSERFLAAEMVREKVFRLSGEEVPYSASVMIEKFEQEGDMRRVFATILVDKENQKAIIIGHQGSKLKEIGTAARLDMERLFGGKVYLELWVKVKGGWADSERILKQLGYD; encoded by the coding sequence ATGAACCCCAGCAATCCCGATTTTCGCACTGGTTATATCGCCATTATTGGTCGCCCTAACGTGGGCAAATCCACACTGACCAATCACATCGTCGGTGCGAAAGTCAGCATTACCTCGCGCAAGGCGCAGACTACGCGACATCGTATCCATGGCATATATACTGATGCAGACGCACAGTATATTTTTGTCGACACTCCCGGCTTTCAGACTCAATACGACAGCGCGTTAAATCGCGGTATGAATAAAACCGTAGTGGATGCTTTGCACTCGACCGACGTAGTACTGTTCGTCATCGAAGGTACGCGCTTTGATAGCCGTGACCAGAAGGTGGTGGATTTACTGCCTAAAGATATCCCCGTGATTCTGGTGCTTAACAAGCAGGATCTGGTTAAAGATAAAGACAGCCTGTTACCATTTATGGCTGAGATGAATGAGATATTCCCATTCGCTGCCATCGTGCCCATCTCCGCCCGCAATGGCGAGCAAGTGCCGCGATTGCTGACGACCATCCGCAGCTATTTACCCGTAGCCGAAGCCATGTTTGACGAGGACGACATTACCGATAAAAGCGAGCGTTTTCTTGCTGCCGAAATGGTGCGTGAAAAAGTATTCCGCTTGTCAGGTGAAGAAGTGCCCTACTCCGCCAGCGTAATGATAGAAAAATTCGAACAGGAAGGCGATATGCGCCGCGTTTTCGCCACCATCCTTGTCGATAAGGAAAATCAGAAGGCCATTATCATCGGCCATCAGGGCAGCAAGCTCAAGGAAATCGGCACGGCTGCACGGTTGGATATGGAGCGCCTGTTCGGCGGCAAGGTTTATCTGGAGCTATGGGTCAAGGTCAAAGGTGGCTGGGCTGATAGCGAACGCATACTCAAACAACTGGGCTATGATTAA
- a CDS encoding DUF4139 domain-containing protein has translation MKLALIISLLFASHAYATGMDEKTTTLADQRELALTIYNDDLALVKDQRKVGLSADTNRLAWRDVSARIRPETALLRNINDAAGIRLLEQNFDYDLLTPQKLLEKNVGNSVTVVKTNPVTGTETRETATILAANSGVVLKYADRVETGINGRIVYAGVPDNLRDQPTLTMTVIANKAASQNLELSYLTGGLSWRADYVAELGANDTKMDLNGWVTINNQSGTSYPNAKLQFVAGDVHRVSEQLRPEMVARGAMSVAKVDSANMAQEGLFEYHLYSLGRTTTLNNQQTKQVALLTAPQISVRKTLELRGAEYYYQGATGDLGQKLKASVYISFDNKGGNLGVPLPKGIMRIYQKDNAGNAQFIGEDSIDHTAKNDTVRLKLGDAFDVYADKKQTDFQKVAGARNSYESAYQIILHNAKATAVTVSVFEPIPGDWSILSESQPHIKANANTAMWSVIIPAEGQTSLTYRVRVKY, from the coding sequence ATGAAATTAGCGCTTATCATCAGCCTGCTTTTTGCCAGCCACGCATACGCTACGGGGATGGACGAAAAAACCACCACCCTCGCCGATCAACGCGAACTGGCGCTCACTATTTACAATGATGATTTAGCCTTGGTCAAAGACCAGCGCAAAGTCGGCCTGTCTGCTGACACCAACCGCTTGGCATGGCGCGATGTATCCGCACGCATACGTCCCGAAACCGCCCTGCTACGCAACATCAACGATGCCGCCGGCATACGGTTACTGGAACAGAATTTCGATTATGACCTGCTTACGCCACAAAAACTGCTGGAAAAAAATGTCGGCAATAGCGTTACAGTCGTCAAAACCAACCCAGTCACAGGTACAGAAACCCGTGAAACTGCCACCATACTGGCGGCCAACAGTGGTGTCGTGCTGAAATATGCTGACCGCGTAGAAACAGGCATCAACGGGCGCATCGTCTATGCAGGCGTACCCGATAATCTGCGTGATCAACCCACGCTGACCATGACCGTCATCGCCAACAAAGCCGCCAGTCAAAATCTGGAATTATCCTACCTCACGGGCGGCTTATCGTGGCGTGCCGATTACGTCGCCGAACTCGGCGCCAATGACACAAAAATGGATTTGAACGGCTGGGTTACTATCAACAACCAAAGCGGAACCAGCTACCCCAATGCCAAGTTGCAATTTGTTGCAGGTGACGTCCACCGAGTCAGCGAACAGCTACGCCCAGAGATGGTTGCACGCGGAGCCATGAGCGTGGCGAAAGTGGATAGTGCTAACATGGCACAGGAAGGGCTGTTTGAATATCACCTCTACAGCCTGGGACGCACTACCACATTAAACAACCAGCAAACCAAACAAGTTGCTCTGCTCACCGCCCCACAAATCAGCGTACGCAAAACACTGGAACTACGCGGTGCAGAATATTATTATCAAGGAGCAACAGGTGATTTAGGACAAAAACTCAAAGCCAGCGTCTACATCAGCTTTGACAACAAAGGCGGTAATCTGGGTGTGCCGTTACCTAAAGGCATCATGCGTATCTACCAGAAAGACAACGCTGGCAACGCCCAGTTTATAGGCGAAGACAGCATAGACCACACCGCAAAAAATGACACCGTCCGACTAAAATTGGGCGATGCGTTCGACGTCTATGCCGACAAAAAACAGACCGATTTCCAGAAAGTTGCCGGCGCACGCAACAGCTACGAATCGGCCTACCAAATCATTCTGCATAACGCCAAAGCGACAGCTGTTACCGTCAGCGTATTTGAACCCATTCCCGGCGACTGGAGCATCCTCAGTGAATCACAACCTCACATCAAAGCAAACGCCAACACAGCGATGTGGTCGGTGATTATTCCTGCAGAGGGGCAAACCAGCTTAACATACCGTGTCAGAGTAAAATACTAA
- the pgl gene encoding 6-phosphogluconolactonase: MSQENLAKTRWLVVADVVTAALVGVAQAAERAISIRGEFHIVLAGGNTPKALYERLTNLETDWSCWHIWYGDERCLPADDINRNSHMATQAWLANCPIPATHIHTIHAERGAEIAAADYAEQLQQVEMFDLVLLGLGEDGHTASLFPDQFDPDNPAAAIAVHNAPKPPADRVSLTVRCLNGTRAALFLVTGAGKRDAVAAWQRGDPIPAAAIAVKTGVDVLLEPVCVKENV, encoded by the coding sequence ATGTCACAAGAAAATTTAGCAAAAACTCGCTGGCTAGTTGTCGCCGATGTCGTCACCGCTGCCTTAGTTGGTGTCGCCCAGGCCGCTGAACGCGCCATCAGCATCCGAGGTGAATTTCACATCGTGCTGGCAGGTGGCAACACGCCCAAAGCCTTATACGAACGACTGACAAATCTGGAGACCGACTGGTCATGCTGGCATATCTGGTATGGTGATGAGCGCTGCCTGCCCGCCGATGATATCAACCGCAACAGCCACATGGCGACACAAGCCTGGCTGGCGAATTGCCCTATTCCTGCAACTCACATCCATACCATCCATGCTGAACGCGGCGCAGAAATAGCGGCGGCCGATTACGCCGAACAACTACAACAAGTGGAAATGTTTGACTTAGTGCTACTAGGCCTAGGTGAAGACGGCCACACCGCCAGCCTGTTCCCAGACCAGTTTGATCCAGATAACCCTGCAGCAGCCATCGCCGTACACAATGCCCCCAAGCCACCTGCAGACAGAGTGAGCCTCACAGTACGTTGTCTGAACGGCACTCGCGCCGCACTGTTTCTGGTAACGGGTGCTGGCAAGCGTGATGCAGTAGCAGCATGGCAGCGTGGCGACCCCATCCCGGCGGCTGCGATTGCAGTAAAAACAGGCGTCGATGTGTTGTTAGAACCCGTATGCGTAAAGGAAAATGTATGA
- a CDS encoding alkene reductase yields MTTNVFTPIKLGRYTLTNRIVMAPLTRCRADENNAPRAMNVEYYRQRATAGLIISEGSQITAKAVGYLGTPGIYSDAQIAGWQQVTAAVHSRGGRIFLQLWHCGRVSHPSMLPDNMQPVAPSAIRAEGHAHTMEGVQAFVTPHELTTAEIAVVVAEFSQAAQNALQAGFDGVEIHGANGYLIDQFIRDGSNQRTDEYGGSLANRARFLLEITQAVVNVWGADRVGVRLSPINPFNDMSDSNPQATFDYVAQALSPFQLAYLHVTEWAGHDASQPKPAFDFAQLRAAYQGTYMTNGGYTLDKANAAISSGTADLVAFGSLYIANPDLAERFAQNAPLNTPDASTFYGGNEAGYTDYPSLTLAA; encoded by the coding sequence ATGACTACCAATGTATTTACCCCGATCAAACTAGGTCGCTATACCCTTACCAATCGCATCGTCATGGCACCGCTCACCCGTTGTCGTGCTGATGAAAACAATGCGCCACGCGCAATGAACGTTGAATACTATCGCCAACGTGCTACAGCAGGGCTAATCATCAGCGAAGGCTCACAAATCACGGCAAAAGCCGTTGGCTATCTGGGCACACCAGGCATATACAGCGATGCACAAATCGCAGGCTGGCAGCAAGTCACGGCTGCCGTACACAGTCGCGGTGGTCGCATCTTTCTGCAACTTTGGCATTGTGGCCGCGTCTCACATCCATCCATGCTTCCAGACAACATGCAGCCAGTTGCGCCTTCGGCTATACGTGCAGAAGGTCATGCCCACACCATGGAAGGCGTACAGGCATTTGTTACCCCACATGAACTCACGACAGCCGAAATTGCAGTCGTCGTCGCTGAATTTTCTCAGGCAGCACAAAATGCATTGCAGGCCGGCTTTGATGGCGTAGAAATCCATGGTGCCAACGGTTATCTGATTGACCAGTTTATCCGTGACGGCAGCAATCAGCGCACCGACGAATACGGCGGTTCACTTGCAAATCGTGCACGTTTCTTACTGGAAATCACCCAGGCAGTTGTTAACGTATGGGGCGCAGACCGAGTCGGCGTGCGTTTATCCCCTATCAATCCATTTAACGACATGAGCGACAGCAACCCTCAAGCCACATTCGACTACGTGGCTCAAGCACTCAGTCCATTCCAGCTAGCTTACCTGCACGTAACAGAATGGGCAGGACATGATGCCAGCCAGCCCAAACCAGCATTCGATTTCGCACAATTACGTGCCGCCTATCAGGGCACTTACATGACCAACGGTGGTTATACGTTAGATAAAGCAAATGCAGCGATTAGCTCAGGCACAGCCGACCTGGTTGCATTTGGCAGCCTCTACATTGCCAATCCTGACCTCGCCGAGCGTTTTGCCCAAAATGCGCCGCTCAATACGCCTGATGCCAGCACATTTTACGGTGGCAATGAAGCGGGCTATACAGACTACCCTAGCCTGACACTAGCCGCCTAA
- a CDS encoding pirin family protein: MLTLYPANQRGHAQHGWLESWHSFSFSDYYDPKKMGFGSLRVINDDYIAPSAGFPTHPHRDMEIITYVLSGSLAHKDSMGNGSIIQAGDVQKMSAGTGIQHSEFNPSADTPVHLLQIWIQPAQRGITPSYAQQNFSVQDKQDRLLLIAAPEGAPIPLHQDLKLYAANLSAGSELTHQFAPARSGYLHVATGSIMINELTLSAGDAITIEDTTSITISTQDQAEILLFDIHPQ; encoded by the coding sequence ATGCTTACCCTATACCCTGCAAATCAACGTGGTCACGCCCAACATGGCTGGCTGGAAAGCTGGCATAGCTTTTCTTTTTCTGACTACTATGACCCCAAAAAAATGGGCTTCGGTAGCTTACGCGTGATCAATGATGACTATATTGCGCCCAGCGCAGGCTTCCCGACCCATCCTCATCGCGACATGGAAATTATCACTTATGTGCTGTCAGGCTCGCTCGCGCATAAAGACAGTATGGGTAACGGCTCGATAATACAAGCAGGTGATGTACAAAAGATGAGCGCAGGCACAGGCATACAGCATAGTGAATTCAATCCATCGGCTGATACACCTGTACACTTGCTACAAATATGGATACAACCAGCTCAACGCGGCATTACACCCAGCTATGCACAACAAAATTTTAGCGTACAGGACAAGCAGGATAGGCTCTTGCTGATTGCTGCGCCCGAAGGTGCACCGATACCATTGCATCAAGACTTGAAGCTATACGCAGCCAATCTGTCAGCAGGCAGCGAGCTTACCCATCAATTCGCGCCGGCTCGCTCTGGTTATCTGCATGTTGCAACTGGCAGCATCATGATTAACGAGTTGACCCTTAGCGCAGGGGATGCAATCACTATAGAAGATACCACCAGCATCACTATCAGCACCCAGGACCAGGCAGAAATATTGCTTTTTGACATCCACCCACAGTGA